One genomic segment of Primulina tabacum isolate GXHZ01 chromosome 9, ASM2559414v2, whole genome shotgun sequence includes these proteins:
- the LOC142504481 gene encoding uncharacterized protein LOC142504481 — MRMEESENILEYDRRLRKIANEAFSVGEAISNERLVSKVLRSLPERFNIKICAIDEAKDTSKMALEDLISSLRTFEMNLDMQKKDKGKTIALQASNDSFKYLKKIRDKKKNAQPSKFPSLPAPEKSQQYPAKQQFQPRNEGKGQYNSKRYDSVQCRECKGFGHYANECANRLRKNKGYNVSLSDEESDAEEKSTDEEICLKSTTSGNLSGDDQSEADYEELTLESVQKLYEELFEDWAKRNKLNSSLMKENVEIKAVVAKLEVILSKKDLELGHWYFDSGSSRHMTGSRECLTNYVEQKGGKVTYGGGAKGKIVKKGTLKVEGLPKLHNVLHVEGLNSNLINISQLCDDNLLVKFDKHNCEVFDESNKCIMTGTRSSDNCYQISEELSCKHVQITELDLWHQKLGHANFKTLKNLSKYHAVRGMPNISSGISYVCGDCQKGKKTRVSHPVLPTSETTCCLELLHMDLMGHMEVESIGGKKYSFVCVDDFSRFSWVSFIREKSDTYDVFKQLLTRISNFHNLKVRRIRTDHGKEFENISFSSFCDRKGISHEFSAPKTPQQNGIAERKNRTLQEMARLMLASKNISKRFWAEALNTACHISNRVYLRSGSTMTSYEIIMGNKLNLKYFHVFGCVCYTLNDRDKLAKFDSKSDKYLKRKTAEDDVEDLLDNPISLENADVAPDVATSGTTCDTEDTESEEPHCNDDTVDDGSCIPRKIQKNHPSSQIIGNMRGDVQTRKKEKIDYRKMAELICMSSTYSQVRFACFISNIEPKNVDEALKDEFWINAMHDELEQFVRNDVWDLVPPPDQVYVRQPKGFEDPHHLDHVYKLKKALYGLKQAPLAWYGRLTEYLLEIGFKRGTIELGLWYTHETNSNLVGFSDADWAGDVDDRKSTSGGVSILAII; from the exons ATGAGGATGGAAGAATCTGAGAACATACTTGAGTATGATCGTCGCCTACGGAAAATTGCTAACGAGGCATTCAGTGTTGGAGAAGCTATCTCAAATGAGCGCCTAGTTAGCAAAGTCCTCCGTTCTCTGCCCGAaagattcaacataaaaatttgcgCAATAGATGAGGCTAAGGACACTTCTAAGATGGCATTGGAAGACCTTATCAGTTCATTACGTACTTTCGAGATGAACTTGGACATGCagaagaaggataaagggaagACAATTGCACTCCAAGCTTCAAATGACTCCTTCAAATATCTCAAGAA AATccgagataaaaagaagaatgCACAACCATCTAAATTTCCTAGCCTTCCTGCACCTGAAAAGTCACAACAGTACCCTGCCAAGCAACAATTTCAGCCACGGAATGAAGGCAAGGGACAATACAATTCAAAAAGGTACGATTCGGTGCAGTGTAGAGAATGCAAGGGCTTTGGACACTATGCCAATGAATGTGCTAACCGACTGCGAAAAAACAAAGGCTACAATGTGTCTCTAAGCGATGAAGAATCCGATGCTGAGGAGAAATCCACTGATGAAGAAA TATGTTTGAAATCCACAACTTCTGGAAATTTGAGTGGAGATGATCAATCAGAAGCTGATTATGAAGAACTCACTCTTGAGAGTGTGCAAAAGCTTTATGAAGAGCTGTTTGAAGATTGGGCCAAAAGAAACAAGTTGAACTCAAGCCTCATGAAGGAGAACGTTGAAATAAAAGCCGTAGTtgccaaacttgaagtaatttTGAGCAAAAAGGACTTGGAACTTG GTcattggtactttgatagtggaagctccCGTCACATGACTGGATCACGAGAATGTCTCACCAATTATGTTGAGCAAAAAGGTGGCAAAGTTACATATGGAGGGGGAGCTAAGGGAAAAATTGTTAAAAAGGGTACTTTGAAAGTTGAAGGACtaccaaagctccacaatgtgcttcatgttgaAGGATTAAATTCCAATTTGATAAACATAAGCCAACTGTGTGATGATAATTTActtgttaagtttgataaacataattgtgaagtttttgatgaatCTAACAAGTGCATAATGACAGGCACAAGGTCTTCAGATAATTGCTATCAAATAAGTGAGGAACTTTCGTGCAAACATGTGCAAATCACCGAACTTGACCTTTGGCATCAAAAACTCGGAcatgcaaatttcaaaaccttgaagaacTTGAGTAAATACCATGCAGTTAGAGGTATGCCTAATATTTCATCTGGAATATCATATGTGTGCGGAGATTGTCAAAAGGGAAAAAAGACGCGTGTGTCGCACccagtgttgccaacatctgagacaacatGCTGTCTGGAATTACtgcacatggatcttatgggtcaCATGGAAGTAGAAAGCattggaggtaagaagtattcttttgtgtgtgttgatgatttctcgcgGTTTTCATGGGTGAGCTTCATTAGGGAAAAATCGGACACTTATGATGTGTTTAAACAATTGCTCACAAGAATCTCAAACTTCCACAATTTAAAAGTGAGAAGGATCAGAACTGATCACggtaaagaatttgaaaacaTATCATTCTCATCCTTCTGTGACAGGAAAGGTATTTCACACGAATTTTCAGCACCAAAAACCCCACAGCAAAATGGCATTGCCGAACGCAAGAATAGGACTCTGCAAGAAATGGCAAGGTTGATGCTAGCCtcaaagaatatttcaaagCGTTTTTGGGCTGAAGCCCTTAATACAGCATGCCACATATCGAATAGAGTCTATTTAAGAAGTGGTTCGACCATGACTTCTTATGAAATCATTATGGGAAATAAGCTtaaccttaaatattttcatgtttttggttgtgTTTGCTACACTTTGAATGACAGAGATAAACTTGCAAAGTTTGATTCAAAGAGCGACAAGT ATCTCAAGAGGAAAACTGCTGAAGATGACGTTGAAGACCTTCTGGACAATCCAATCTCACTGGAAAATGCAGATGTTgccccagatgttgcaacatctggcacaacatgtGACACTGAAGACACTGAATCTGAAGAACCGCATTGCAATGATGATACAGTAGATGATGGATCGTGTATtccaagaaaaattcaaaaaaaccatccatcatctcaaataattggaaACATGCGTGGAGATGTTCAAACTCGGAAGAAAGAAAAGATTGATTACCGAAAAATGGCTGAACTGATTTGCATGAGTTCTACATACTCACAGGTTAGATTTGCATGTTTTATATCAAATATTGAGCCTAAAAATGTTGACGAAGCTTTGaaagatgagttttggattAATGCTATGCATGATGAACTTGAGCAATTTGTTCGAAATGATGTGTGGGACTTGGTTCCACCTCCTGACCAAG TGTATGTTAGACAACCTAAGGGTTTTGAGGATCCACACCATTTGGATCATGTATACAAGTTGAAGAAGGCACTTTATGGCTTGAAGCAAGCACCACTTGCATGGTATGGGAGATTGACTGAGTATCTACTCGAAattggcttcaaacgag
- the LOC142556700 gene encoding uncharacterized protein LOC142556700 has protein sequence MRSLHTALVFNANISSQVGECRLERELKESFGSNKTKLRTLFGAGDMSRIRINHRILSYKIGELVELSGDPGINLSDTVFEFLSEESDRLSSVSTSFDDEEEQEQDNENENNNINGNAKDDDKNSWETQLQLLQATVSRTSCLESRIRKFVKEALKEAQQAGNVCACGMPEQKGCRKCLMEVVCRRLQSSGFNSGICKSKWRSSQHITSGEHTFLDVIDTSNPKKGELRVIIELNFRAEFEMALANPEYDKLVAALPEIFVGKIERLLPLLKILCTAAKRCMKAKKQHMGPWRKHRYMQAKWLKTSERFAVAQPLWPEYGYAGRVARPRVSLLTVDLKESPGDLYRPAAVEAV, from the exons ATGCGGAGCCTGCACACCGCTCTTGTATTTAATGCCAACATCTCATCCCAAGTTGGGGAATGTAGGTTAGAGCGAGAACTGAAAGAGTCTTTCGGTAGCAACAAAACTAAATTACGTACACTGTTCGGGGCCGGAGATATGTCTAGAATTCGCATAAACCACCGGATTCTGAGTTACAAAATCGGGGAGCTGGTTGAGTTATCCGGAGACCCTGGAATTAATTTATCCGACACAGTTTTTGAGTTCTTAAGCGAAGAATCCGACAGACTCTCATCTGTCAGCACCAGctttgatgatgaagaagaacaagaacaagacAACGAAAACGAAAATAACAATATCAATGGAAATGCTAAAGATGATGACAAGAACTCATGGGAGACACAACTCCAGCTTCTACAA GCTACAGTATCTAGAACGAGTTGTTTAGAGTCAAGAATCAGAAAATTCGTGAAGGAAGCGTTGAAAGAAGCGCAGCAGGCAGGAAATGTTTGCGCCTGCGGGATGCCGGAGCAGAAGGGTTGCCGGAAATGTCTCATGGAAGTCGTTTGCCGGCGCCTGCAAAGTTCTGGCTTTAACAGTGGAATTTGCAAGTCCAAGTGGAGAAGTTCACAACATATCACCTCAG GTGAACACACATTCTTGGATGTAATTGACACTTCAAACCCCAAGAAAGGGGAATTAAGGGTGATCATTGAATTGAACTTTCGGGCCGAGTTCGAGATGGCCCTAGCAAACCCCGAATATGACAAGCTGGTCGCAGCCCTGCCCGAAATTTTCGTGGGAAAAATAGAAAGGCTTCTGCCATTGTTAAAGATCTTATGTACCGCTGCCAAGAGATGCATGAAGGCGAAAAAACAGCATATGGGACCATGGCGAAAGCATCGGTACATGCAGGCTAAATGGCTTAAAACTTCTGAGCGGTTCGCCGTGGCACAGCCACTGTGGCCGGAATATGGATATGCCGGCAGGGTAGCACGGCCGAGGGTATCGTTGCTAACAGTGGATCTTAAGGAAAGTCCCGGGGATTTGTATAGACCTGCTGCTGTTGAAGCTGTGTGA
- the LOC142555892 gene encoding putative hexosyltransferase MUCI70, translated as MFKEKDKLFQWICKFAPRNKIGMLLLSIVSAVVFVWVLYVGKGEVTRETIILKTDVRSRPIFEEDNTNVTFSSKLKEMEKIANVDPPPSAPPNFLGYTLPPGNPCEIFTLPPPPADKKRTGPRPCPVCYLPMEDVIALMPNAPSFSPVLKNLTYVREDDLTKTEFGGSEFGGYPSLRQRSDSFDVKESMNVHCGFVRGVKPGHQTGFDVADSDLLEMETCQGVVVASAIFGAFDIIRQPKNISEYTRRNSCFHIFVDEETEAFLKNSSELRSDKKIGLWRILLVHNLPYSDPRRNGKIPKLLLHRLFPNARYSLWVDAKLELVVDPYQILERFLWRKNASFAISRHYRRFDVFVEAEANKAAGKYENASIDFQIEFYKKEGLTPFSAHKFPITSDVPEGCVIVREHVPISNLFTCLWFNEVDRFTPRDQISFATVRDKIWLKTNYRIDMFLDCERRNFVIQGYHRDLLEHWAPPPPPDAPAHGHPPPLPSTTIENMKDTSSPEILASFPVKKASSGRGKDRKSKRHRKSVSAIKDTSMERNF; from the exons ATGTTCAAGGAAAAGGATAAATTGTTCCAATGGATCTGCAAATTTGCCCCTCGAAACAAGATTGGAATGCTGCTATTGTCTATTGTTTCCGCGGTGGTTTTCGTATGGGTGTTGTATGTTGGCAAAG GTGAAGTTACTCGAGAAACCATTATTCTGAAAACTGATGTTCGATCCAGGCCAATATTCGAGGAGGATAATACGAACGTAACTTTCTCTTCGAAACTCAAGGAGATGGAGAAAATTGCAAATGTAGACCCTCCACCTTCAGCACCTCCAAATTTTCTTGGGTATACTCTTCCTCCTGGGAATCCATGTGAGATTTTTACATTACCTCCACCACCAGCGGACAAAAAGAGGACTGGACCCCGTC CATGCCCAGTTTGCTACCTTCCTATGGAAGATGTTATTGCACTCATGCCAAATGCGCCATCCTTCTCTCCGGTGCTTAAAAATTTGACTTACGTGCGAGAAGACGACTTAACTAAAACTGAATTTGGAGGTTCTGAGTTCGGTGGGTATCCTTCATTGAGACAGAGAAGTGATTCGTTCGATGTAAAGGAGTCCATGAATGTGCACTGCGG GTTTGTCAGAGGAGTGAAGCCTGGCCATCAGACAGGTTTTGACGTTGCTGATTCGGACCTTCTTGAGATGGAAACTTGCCAAGGGGTGGTTGTTGCATCAGCAATATTTG GGGCCTTCGATATAATTCGACAACCAAAAAATATTAGTGAATATACCAGGCGAAATTcctgttttcatatttttgtgGATGAAGAAACAGAGGCTTTTCTAAAAAATTCTAGTGAACTTCGCAGTGACAAGAAAATTGGGCTGTGGAGAATTCTATTGGTGCACAATTTACCATATTCTGATCCAAGACGTAATGGAAAG ATCCCAAAATTGCTTCTCCATCGACTTTTCCCAAATGCCCGGTATTCACTATGGGTTGATGCAAAACTGGAACTAGTCGTTGATCCATATCAAATTCTTGAAAG GTTTTTGTGGAGGAAAAATGCTAGCTTTGCCATATCGAGGCATTATAGGCGTTTTGATGTTTTCGTAGAAGCAGAAGCTAACAAGGCTGCAGGGAAGTATGAAAATGCTTCCATTGATTTCCAAATCGAGTTTTATAAAAAGGAGGGCTTAACCCCATTCTCCGCCCATAAATTCCCAATAACTAGTG ATGTCCCTGAAGGATGTGTCATAGTTCGGGAGCACGTTCCAATCTCCAACCTCTTCACTTGCCTCTGGTTTAATGAGGTGGACAGATTTACTCCCAGAGATCAGATTAGTTTTGCCACTGTAAGGGATAAGATCTGGTTGAAGACTAATTATAGGATCGATATGTTCCTGGACTGCGAGAGACGCAACTTTGTAATTCAG GGATATCATAGAGACTTGCTTGAGCACTGGGCTCCCCCGCCGCCTCCCGATGCTCCTGCTCACGGTCATCCTCCGCCGCTACCTTCCACAACCATTGAAAACATGAAGGACACCTCCTCCCCAGAGATTTTAGCAAGCTTTCCAGTGAAGAAGGCTTCCAGTGGGCGTGGGAAAGATAGGAAGTCTAAGCGCCACCGGAAGAGCGTAAGTGCGATAAAGGATACCAGCATGGAGCGAAATTTTTGA